A genomic window from Paenibacillus sp. FSL K6-0276 includes:
- the argH gene encoding argininosuccinate lyase has translation MSKLWGGRFTKGTNKLVEEYTASIGFDRALAKEDVQGSLAHVTMLGKCGILPQEDVETIKQGLNKVLDKVNAGEVVFSVADEDIHMNIEKHLIEEIGPVGGKLHTGRSRNDQVATDMHLYLRGRVVELVSLLHELQEALIEQAKDNVETIIPGYTHLQRAQPILFAHHLLAYVSMFRRDAERLTDSYKRINVLPLGAGALAGTTFPIDRHFVAEQLGFDSVYENSLDAVSDRDFIVEFLANAALVMTHLSRLSEELVLWSSTEFSFVELDDAFCTGSSIMPQKKNPDVPELVRGKTGRVYGNLIGLLTVLKSLPLAYNKDMQEDKEGMFDTVTTLTGALQLFAPMISTMKVNKGRMREAVNTDFSNATDIADFLVGKGLPFRQAHEVIGKTVLYCINEGKFLLDLKLEEFKQFSPLFDENIYAVLQPEAVVNARNVYGGTATVQVKAAIERAEQALHEANEWVVQHGDAIL, from the coding sequence GTGAGCAAGCTTTGGGGCGGACGGTTTACTAAAGGAACGAACAAGCTAGTGGAGGAATATACGGCTTCCATTGGGTTTGATAGGGCTTTGGCCAAAGAGGATGTACAGGGCAGTCTGGCGCATGTCACTATGCTGGGCAAATGCGGAATTCTTCCACAAGAAGATGTAGAGACGATCAAACAAGGTTTGAACAAAGTGCTGGACAAGGTTAACGCTGGAGAGGTTGTTTTCTCAGTAGCGGATGAAGACATCCATATGAATATTGAAAAACATCTAATCGAGGAAATCGGTCCAGTCGGAGGTAAGCTGCACACTGGACGTAGCCGTAACGATCAAGTGGCGACGGACATGCACCTTTATTTACGGGGCCGTGTAGTTGAGCTAGTTAGCTTGCTGCATGAATTGCAGGAAGCGTTGATTGAACAAGCCAAAGATAATGTAGAAACGATCATCCCTGGATATACGCATTTGCAACGGGCACAACCGATTCTGTTCGCTCATCACTTGTTGGCTTACGTATCGATGTTCCGCCGCGATGCAGAACGTCTGACGGACAGCTACAAACGGATTAACGTACTACCATTGGGCGCTGGAGCACTTGCTGGCACAACCTTCCCGATCGATCGCCACTTTGTAGCGGAACAATTGGGCTTTGACAGTGTGTATGAGAACAGTTTGGATGCTGTCAGCGACCGTGATTTCATCGTTGAGTTTCTGGCAAATGCAGCACTTGTGATGACACATCTGTCCAGACTCAGCGAAGAACTGGTGCTGTGGAGCAGCACAGAGTTCAGCTTTGTAGAACTGGATGATGCTTTCTGCACAGGCAGCAGCATTATGCCCCAGAAGAAGAACCCTGACGTGCCAGAACTGGTACGGGGCAAAACTGGCCGCGTATACGGCAACCTGATTGGCTTGCTGACGGTGCTCAAATCATTGCCGTTGGCGTACAACAAGGATATGCAGGAAGATAAAGAAGGCATGTTCGATACTGTCACTACGCTGACTGGTGCACTGCAATTGTTCGCGCCGATGATCTCCACGATGAAGGTGAACAAGGGACGTATGCGTGAAGCCGTGAACACGGACTTCTCGAATGCTACGGATATCGCGGACTTCTTGGTAGGCAAAGGTCTTCCTTTCCGCCAAGCACATGAAGTAATCGGAAAAACAGTGCTCTACTGCATCAACGAAGGCAAGTTCCTGCTGGATCTGAAGCTGGAAGAGTTCAAGCAATTCTCACCGCTGTTCGACGAGAATATCTATGCTGTACTCCAGCCGGAAGCGGTAGTGAACGCGCGTAACGTTTATGGCGGCACAGCCACTGTTCAGGTGAAGGCTGCAATTGAACGGGCTGAGCAGGCACTACACGAAGCTAATGAATGGGTAGTACAACACGGGGACGCTATTTTGTAA
- a CDS encoding alpha/beta hydrolase family protein encodes MALLECKFYSEVLGLNTSMTVILPQKTTTQIGMSNVTRGELHPTLYLLHGLSDDDSIWLRRTSIERYVAEMGIAVVMPNVHRSFYTDMAVGGRYWTFISEELPMLARSFFPLSDKREENFVAGLSMGGYGAIKLGLRKPESFAAAASLSGALDMAHHFMNIEDPTVKSKEYEIIFGKEDIAGTPEDLLWLLEEVNRSTGPKPALYQCCGTEDFLYTDNLKFRDACRETSLNFTYEEGPGSHEWGYWDAKIRDILAWLPLSNN; translated from the coding sequence ATGGCTTTATTAGAGTGCAAATTTTATTCAGAAGTGCTAGGATTGAACACCTCAATGACTGTAATTTTGCCGCAAAAGACAACCACACAAATCGGGATGAGCAACGTAACTAGAGGTGAACTTCACCCTACGCTGTATTTGCTGCACGGTTTGTCAGACGATGATTCGATCTGGCTTCGCCGGACTTCTATAGAACGATATGTAGCAGAAATGGGAATAGCTGTAGTTATGCCGAATGTGCATCGCAGTTTCTATACGGATATGGCGGTTGGCGGTCGTTATTGGACCTTTATTAGTGAAGAGTTGCCGATGCTTGCGCGCTCGTTTTTTCCACTGTCAGATAAACGCGAGGAGAACTTTGTAGCTGGATTGTCGATGGGTGGTTATGGAGCGATTAAACTGGGGCTTCGTAAACCGGAGTCTTTTGCAGCGGCGGCGAGTCTATCGGGAGCACTCGATATGGCACATCATTTTATGAACATAGAAGACCCTACCGTCAAAAGCAAAGAATACGAAATAATCTTCGGAAAAGAAGATATCGCCGGAACCCCCGAAGATCTTTTATGGCTGCTTGAAGAAGTGAACCGCTCCACAGGACCGAAACCAGCGCTGTATCAATGCTGTGGCACAGAAGATTTCCTGTACACAGATAACTTAAAATTCCGCGATGCGTGCCGAGAAACCTCCCTTAATTTCACCTATGAGGAAGGCCCTGGCTCACATGAATGGGGTTACTGGGATGCCAAAATCCGCGATATATTGGCTTGGCTGCCCCTGAGTAATAATTAG
- a CDS encoding CBS domain-containing protein — protein MTTALVNDLSSIVRSAPAIFASRTCREALRVMFQHPESKCIVVCNATNEPLGLLMSERFFLKATGRSGGDLFYREPAMKLMNKTPLIFDISTPLDAVLAAAMSRPEPMKNDCVIITRKGKLAGVVYTSDLKRC, from the coding sequence ATGACAACAGCTCTTGTAAATGATCTCTCTAGTATTGTCCGCAGTGCACCTGCTATTTTTGCCTCACGTACTTGCAGGGAAGCCCTTCGCGTAATGTTCCAGCATCCAGAATCTAAATGCATCGTCGTCTGTAACGCCACGAATGAACCGCTTGGATTGTTAATGAGCGAACGTTTCTTTTTAAAAGCTACAGGAAGATCAGGGGGAGATCTGTTCTACAGAGAACCCGCCATGAAGCTTATGAACAAAACTCCACTCATCTTTGATATCTCCACTCCACTTGATGCCGTATTAGCTGCTGCTATGAGCCGCCCAGAACCTATGAAGAATGATTGTGTCATTATTACCCGTAAAGGCAAACTCGCAGGTGTTGTTTATACCTCTGACCTGAAGCGCTGTTAA
- a CDS encoding acetylornithine transaminase produces the protein MSKLTQAGTQQIDTVGSGTPDVATGKLSAVFPSYARYDISLVKGKGTWVWDDKGNKYLDFTSGLAVTSLGHAPEKVGAKLKDQIDTLWHVSNLFQIPGQEKVATLLTENSCADQVFFCNSGAEANEAAIKLARRYHQKVKGADRYEVITFEQSFHGRTLATLTATGQQKVKEGFLPLPAGFKTVPLHDLPALEAAIGDHTAAIMLEMVLAEGGVLEVEPKFLNAVVELCKKHGLLLIVDEVQTGMGRTGKLFAHQHYGIEPDIFTLAKGVASGFPAGVMLGKGYLREAFTAGSHASTFGGTPLATAVMAATIETMLEDELPQRAEEMGKYLTGLLKEKLADCSFVKDIRGKGLLIGIECETPVGDIVLAGQKKGLLFVSAGPNVIRLLPNLYVSNEEIDQAVDILSELIHTYIQANGEVSS, from the coding sequence ATGAGCAAGCTTACACAAGCGGGGACACAGCAGATCGATACAGTAGGATCAGGTACACCGGATGTTGCTACAGGCAAGCTGAGTGCAGTGTTCCCTTCTTACGCCAGATATGATATCAGCTTAGTCAAAGGTAAGGGCACCTGGGTATGGGATGATAAAGGGAATAAGTACCTCGATTTCACCAGTGGATTGGCTGTGACCAGTCTAGGTCATGCTCCTGAGAAAGTCGGCGCGAAGCTGAAGGATCAGATCGACACGCTATGGCATGTCTCGAATCTATTCCAAATTCCGGGTCAGGAAAAAGTTGCAACACTTCTTACAGAGAATAGCTGTGCAGACCAAGTATTCTTCTGCAACAGTGGGGCAGAGGCGAACGAAGCGGCAATTAAGCTGGCTCGCCGTTACCATCAGAAAGTAAAAGGTGCTGACCGTTATGAGGTCATTACGTTTGAGCAATCCTTCCATGGACGTACACTAGCAACACTGACAGCAACTGGACAGCAAAAGGTTAAAGAAGGCTTCCTGCCACTTCCGGCAGGCTTCAAGACTGTACCCTTGCATGATCTTCCTGCGTTAGAAGCTGCTATTGGAGATCATACAGCGGCTATCATGCTGGAGATGGTGCTTGCAGAAGGTGGCGTACTTGAGGTTGAGCCTAAGTTCTTGAATGCTGTGGTTGAACTGTGCAAGAAACATGGATTGCTTCTGATCGTAGATGAAGTGCAAACGGGCATGGGCCGTACGGGCAAGTTGTTCGCACATCAGCACTACGGAATCGAACCAGATATTTTTACATTGGCTAAAGGGGTTGCTAGTGGTTTCCCGGCAGGCGTAATGCTTGGCAAAGGTTACTTGCGTGAAGCGTTCACCGCGGGCAGTCATGCTTCCACCTTCGGGGGAACACCGCTCGCAACAGCGGTTATGGCAGCGACGATTGAGACGATGCTGGAAGATGAACTTCCACAGCGTGCTGAAGAAATGGGTAAGTACCTGACAGGTCTTTTGAAAGAGAAGCTGGCGGACTGTTCTTTTGTGAAGGATATCCGTGGTAAAGGGCTTCTAATCGGGATTGAATGTGAAACACCAGTGGGCGATATTGTACTGGCTGGACAAAAGAAAGGCCTGTTATTCGTGTCAGCCGGACCTAATGTCATTCGTCTACTGCCTAATTTATATGTAAGCAATGAGGAGATCGACCAAGCGGTGGACATCCTATCTGAACTCATTCATACTTATATACAAGCAAACGGGGAGGTAAGCTCATGA
- the argF gene encoding ornithine carbamoyltransferase: MSQGVQSNKHTIAEQLKGRDLLELNDYSPEEITYLIDSAIELKKKQKNGEEFQPLKGKTIGLIFEKSSTRTRVSFEVGMYQLGGHALFLSKNDIQLGRGETVGDTAQVMSRYLDGIMIRTFGHDKVEDLARYASIPVINGLSDLAHPCQVLADYQTIYEHKGKLKGLKLAYIGDGNNMAHSLMIGGAKLGVDVSIAGPEGYEPDAAVVAEAREIAKETGAKIVVTRSPQEAVQDADVIYTDVWASMGFEEEQLAREAAFKDYQVNEELVKGAKSDYLFLHCLPAHREEEVSTGVIDGPNSVIFDQAENRLHAQKALMAALMG; encoded by the coding sequence ATGAGTCAGGGCGTACAGAGTAACAAACACACCATTGCAGAGCAACTGAAAGGTCGTGATTTACTGGAGCTGAACGATTACAGCCCGGAAGAAATTACGTACTTAATAGATTCAGCGATTGAGCTGAAGAAGAAGCAGAAGAATGGCGAAGAGTTTCAGCCACTGAAGGGTAAGACAATTGGTCTTATTTTTGAGAAATCCTCTACACGTACGCGTGTGTCGTTTGAAGTTGGAATGTATCAGCTTGGAGGGCATGCCCTTTTCTTAAGCAAAAATGACATTCAGCTTGGACGCGGTGAAACCGTTGGAGATACAGCTCAAGTGATGTCACGTTATCTCGACGGAATTATGATCCGTACCTTCGGTCATGACAAAGTAGAGGATCTTGCTCGTTACGCTTCTATTCCTGTAATCAACGGTCTTAGCGACCTGGCACATCCTTGCCAAGTGTTGGCGGATTACCAAACGATATACGAGCACAAAGGAAAGCTCAAAGGCCTGAAGCTTGCATACATCGGTGACGGTAATAACATGGCGCATTCCCTGATGATTGGCGGCGCTAAGCTGGGCGTGGATGTATCCATTGCTGGTCCGGAAGGTTATGAGCCGGATGCAGCTGTTGTAGCAGAAGCTCGTGAGATCGCAAAGGAAACCGGAGCTAAGATTGTGGTCACTCGCAGCCCGCAAGAAGCTGTGCAAGACGCTGACGTTATCTACACGGATGTGTGGGCGAGCATGGGCTTTGAAGAGGAGCAATTGGCGCGTGAAGCAGCATTCAAGGATTATCAGGTCAACGAGGAGCTTGTAAAAGGCGCGAAGAGTGATTATCTCTTCCTGCACTGCCTCCCAGCTCACCGTGAGGAAGAGGTCAGTACAGGCGTGATTGATGGCCCTAACTCGGTCATTTTTGATCAGGCTGAGAATCGCCTGCATGCGCAAAAAGCCTTAATGGCTGCCCTAATGGGATAA
- a CDS encoding phosphoenolpyruvate hydrolase family protein: MSREQILDELRSQLKLGNHIIGVATGTGITAKYAKQGGADFILMLNSGKFRQMGRSSLAGILPFCNSNNMVMDFASREIIPLVRDVPIIFGLNATDPTKDMETYISEIKNKGFSGINNYPTVGLIDGQFGEALEEEGNGYLLEVEAIRIAHEKDLFTIAFVFDEIQAAQMIEAGADIICAHLGLTEGGLLGAKKVFSLEAAKAKADNIFNICNELKPDLIKLVYGGPVKTPIDVQYMYSNNQNLMGYIGGSAFERIPSEKSITNITKAFKVSGTLDEDDFMVKMLDGITKHYDYVEFVKEYVAQNYMNEILFADLAKVAHISRSYLSSLFSKKVGCSFQTYLVQFRMDKAAEILHRDNIQLSELAPLVGYQDYAQFSKMFKKYKGYSPKQYKSNINTKT, from the coding sequence ATGAGTAGAGAGCAAATCCTAGACGAGCTTAGATCGCAATTAAAACTGGGCAATCATATTATTGGAGTAGCCACAGGTACTGGAATAACGGCAAAGTATGCAAAGCAGGGCGGAGCAGATTTCATTCTGATGTTAAATTCGGGTAAATTTCGCCAGATGGGGAGAAGCTCTCTCGCTGGGATTTTGCCATTTTGTAATAGCAATAACATGGTTATGGACTTTGCATCTAGAGAAATCATACCTTTGGTAAGAGATGTTCCTATTATTTTTGGCCTCAATGCAACCGATCCGACAAAAGATATGGAAACCTATATAAGTGAAATAAAGAATAAAGGATTTTCCGGAATTAATAATTACCCCACGGTTGGATTAATAGATGGTCAATTTGGAGAAGCGCTCGAAGAAGAAGGGAATGGTTATCTACTCGAAGTAGAAGCTATAAGAATAGCCCATGAAAAAGATTTGTTTACCATAGCCTTTGTATTTGACGAAATCCAAGCAGCTCAGATGATCGAGGCTGGAGCAGATATTATTTGTGCACATTTAGGCTTAACCGAAGGGGGATTATTAGGAGCCAAAAAAGTATTCTCTCTGGAAGCTGCCAAGGCTAAAGCAGATAATATTTTTAATATATGTAATGAGCTAAAGCCAGATTTAATTAAACTGGTTTATGGTGGTCCTGTGAAAACGCCAATTGATGTGCAGTATATGTACAGTAATAATCAAAACTTGATGGGGTATATCGGGGGATCTGCTTTTGAAAGAATTCCATCGGAGAAGTCCATTACTAATATAACCAAAGCTTTTAAAGTATCGGGAACGCTTGATGAAGATGACTTTATGGTTAAAATGTTAGACGGAATAACAAAGCACTATGATTATGTTGAATTTGTAAAAGAATACGTTGCTCAAAATTATATGAATGAGATCTTGTTTGCAGATTTAGCTAAGGTGGCCCATATATCCCGAAGTTACTTAAGTAGTTTATTTTCGAAAAAAGTAGGCTGCAGCTTCCAAACGTATCTCGTGCAATTTCGGATGGATAAGGCAGCGGAAATATTACATAGAGACAATATCCAGTTATCTGAGCTAGCGCCATTAGTTGGCTACCAAGATTATGCGCAGTTTAGCAAAATGTTTAAGAAGTACAAAGGTTACTCTCCAAAACAATATAAATCTAACATAAACACAAAAACATAA
- a CDS encoding argininosuccinate synthase, with product MAKEKIVLAYSGGLDTSVILKWLKETYDAEIIAFTADIGQKEELDGLEEKALATGASKVYIDDLRDEFASDFIYPMFQSGALYEGQYLLGTSIARPLIAKRMVDIAIAEGATAIAHGATGKGNDQVRFELGVAALAPNIKVIAPWRLEEFRNQFPGRAEMIAYAEANDIPVQASAAKPYSMDRNLLHISYESGVLEDPWFDPSAPENKGMFLLSNAPEDAPDEAEYLELDFVKGDCVALNGESLSPLQVMEKLNELGGKHGIGRVDMVENRFVGMKSRGVYETPGGTILFVAHRKMESITMDREVMNLRDSLITRYSTLVYNGFWFAPERIALQALVTQSQQNVTGTVRLKLYKGNIIGAGVKSPVSLYNPEIATMEADPTQAYDQGDATGFIHLNALRLKVSTGVTGASK from the coding sequence ATGGCTAAAGAAAAAATTGTACTCGCCTATTCCGGCGGACTGGATACATCCGTTATTTTGAAATGGCTCAAAGAAACCTATGATGCGGAGATCATCGCCTTCACAGCCGATATCGGCCAAAAGGAAGAGCTAGACGGTTTAGAGGAAAAAGCACTTGCTACCGGCGCATCGAAAGTATACATCGACGACCTGCGAGATGAATTCGCTAGCGATTTCATCTACCCTATGTTCCAATCCGGCGCGCTTTATGAAGGCCAATACTTGCTCGGAACTAGTATTGCTCGTCCACTGATCGCTAAGCGCATGGTGGATATCGCTATCGCTGAAGGCGCAACGGCTATCGCGCACGGAGCGACAGGTAAAGGTAACGACCAAGTGCGTTTTGAACTTGGTGTAGCTGCTCTGGCACCAAACATTAAAGTAATCGCACCTTGGCGTTTGGAAGAGTTCCGCAATCAATTCCCAGGTCGTGCGGAAATGATCGCTTATGCGGAAGCTAATGATATTCCGGTACAAGCATCTGCGGCGAAGCCGTATTCGATGGACCGTAACCTGCTGCACATCAGCTATGAGAGCGGCGTATTGGAAGATCCTTGGTTCGATCCAAGTGCACCGGAGAACAAAGGAATGTTCCTGCTGAGCAACGCTCCAGAGGATGCTCCAGATGAAGCGGAATATTTGGAACTCGATTTCGTTAAGGGAGATTGTGTAGCTTTGAATGGTGAATCCTTATCACCACTTCAAGTCATGGAGAAACTGAATGAGCTAGGCGGTAAACACGGTATAGGACGTGTGGATATGGTAGAGAACCGTTTTGTTGGCATGAAGAGCCGCGGTGTGTATGAGACTCCGGGTGGAACAATCCTGTTCGTCGCTCATCGCAAAATGGAGTCCATCACGATGGACCGTGAAGTTATGAACCTGCGTGACAGCCTGATCACTCGTTACAGCACCTTGGTGTATAACGGTTTCTGGTTCGCTCCAGAGCGTATTGCACTGCAAGCTCTTGTAACACAGAGCCAACAAAATGTAACGGGTACTGTCCGTCTTAAACTGTACAAAGGCAACATCATCGGCGCTGGAGTGAAGAGCCCAGTCAGTCTGTACAATCCTGAAATTGCAACGATGGAAGCTGATCCTACACAAGCTTATGATCAAGGGGATGCAACTGGTTTTATCCACTTGAACGCACTGCGCCTTAAAGTTTCTACAGGTGTAACTGGAGCTTCGAAATAG
- a CDS encoding Tm-1-like ATP-binding domain-containing protein codes for MKTIAIAGTFDTKGEEYLYIKDLLESLELGTFTIHTGVFEPTFTPDISNREVAEAAGVGIDELVAKKDRALATEVLAKGMEKLVPELYKQGKFDGIISFGGTGGTSLVTPGMRALPIGVPKVMVSTVASGNTAPYVGTSDIVMMPSVVDVAGLNSISTKIFTNAAFAIAGMLKFENKQVIEKKPLVATTMFGVTTPCVTAARNYLEARGYEVLVFHATGVGGQSMEALIEAGFIEGVLDLTTTEWADEIIGGVLNAGPHRLEAAGKHHIPQVVSVGALDMCNFGPYDTVPEKFAGHKFYKHNPTVTLMRTTVEENEAIGKKLVEKLNMAKEKTVLMLPLKGISGIDVAGEAFYGVEEDKMLFDTLRNGVNRNVVEVIEMDCAINDIEFAEAAAQKLIDLMSK; via the coding sequence ATGAAGACGATTGCCATTGCCGGAACTTTTGACACCAAGGGTGAAGAATATCTCTACATTAAAGATTTGCTGGAAAGCTTGGAGCTGGGTACGTTTACGATTCATACGGGTGTGTTTGAGCCCACTTTTACACCGGATATCTCCAACCGAGAAGTAGCAGAAGCCGCAGGTGTAGGTATAGATGAGCTCGTTGCCAAGAAAGATAGAGCTTTAGCAACAGAAGTATTAGCAAAAGGTATGGAAAAATTAGTACCTGAATTATATAAGCAAGGCAAATTTGATGGAATTATCTCCTTTGGGGGCACTGGAGGAACCTCACTTGTAACACCTGGTATGCGGGCATTGCCTATTGGTGTACCTAAAGTGATGGTCTCGACCGTAGCCTCAGGGAATACCGCTCCATATGTAGGTACTAGTGATATTGTCATGATGCCATCCGTAGTAGACGTTGCAGGACTGAACTCCATTTCAACAAAGATTTTTACCAATGCAGCCTTTGCCATCGCCGGTATGCTTAAATTTGAGAATAAACAAGTCATAGAGAAAAAACCATTAGTTGCTACAACGATGTTTGGGGTAACCACACCCTGTGTAACAGCGGCACGTAACTATCTTGAGGCTAGAGGATATGAGGTGCTTGTATTCCATGCAACAGGTGTAGGTGGACAGTCCATGGAAGCACTGATTGAGGCTGGTTTTATTGAAGGCGTATTGGATTTGACCACAACAGAATGGGCGGACGAAATTATTGGTGGTGTGCTGAATGCCGGACCTCATCGGTTAGAGGCTGCTGGTAAACATCATATTCCACAGGTTGTATCCGTAGGTGCCCTTGATATGTGCAACTTTGGACCTTATGATACGGTACCCGAGAAATTTGCTGGACATAAGTTCTATAAGCATAACCCTACAGTTACTTTAATGAGAACAACGGTAGAAGAGAATGAAGCCATCGGTAAAAAGCTTGTCGAGAAATTAAATATGGCCAAAGAAAAAACAGTATTAATGTTGCCTCTTAAAGGGATATCCGGCATTGATGTTGCAGGGGAAGCTTTTTATGGCGTAGAGGAAGATAAAATGTTATTTGATACCTTAAGAAATGGTGTAAACAGAAATGTTGTAGAGGTTATCGAAATGGATTGTGCCATTAATGATATAGAGTTTGCAGAAGCAGCAGCGCAAAAACTAATAGATCTCATGAGCAAATAA
- a CDS encoding phosphoenolpyruvate hydrolase family protein, whose product MNKNTRTEIMAKFREEVANGKILLGVGAGTGITAKSSEAGGADMLIVYNSGRYRMAGRGSLAGLLSYGDANQIVVEMGSEVLPVVKNTPVLAGVCGTDPFRVMEVYLKQLKEQGFSGVQNFPTVGLIDGVFRQNLEETGMGYGLEVNMIRAAHELDMLTTPYVFDPEQAKAMAEAGADILVAHMGLTTKGTIGAKTALTLDDCVERIEAIIKAGKAVNPDIMVICHGGPIAEPEDAAYVIERTEGIDGFFGASSIERFAAEKGIMEQTGLFKKITK is encoded by the coding sequence ATGAACAAAAATACCAGAACAGAAATCATGGCGAAGTTTAGAGAAGAAGTGGCAAATGGAAAGATTCTTTTAGGTGTTGGAGCGGGTACAGGGATTACTGCAAAAAGCAGTGAAGCTGGCGGAGCGGATATGCTGATTGTTTATAATTCAGGAAGATACAGAATGGCAGGTCGTGGATCACTCGCAGGGTTATTATCTTATGGAGATGCCAACCAAATCGTAGTTGAAATGGGCTCTGAGGTATTGCCTGTTGTGAAAAATACACCCGTATTAGCAGGCGTATGTGGAACTGATCCTTTTAGAGTGATGGAGGTTTATTTGAAACAACTCAAGGAACAAGGTTTCAGCGGAGTACAAAACTTCCCAACCGTAGGTTTGATCGATGGCGTATTCAGACAGAACCTGGAAGAAACGGGGATGGGATATGGTTTAGAAGTAAATATGATTAGAGCTGCACATGAATTGGATATGCTCACCACTCCTTATGTATTTGATCCTGAGCAAGCTAAAGCCATGGCGGAAGCAGGTGCAGATATTTTGGTGGCACATATGGGCTTAACTACCAAAGGTACAATTGGAGCCAAGACAGCTCTTACATTGGACGATTGTGTAGAAAGAATTGAAGCCATTATTAAAGCAGGGAAAGCAGTAAATCCCGATATTATGGTTATTTGTCACGGTGGACCGATTGCAGAACCAGAAGATGCGGCGTACGTAATTGAACGGACAGAAGGCATAGACGGATTCTTTGGTGCATCCAGTATTGAAAGATTTGCTGCTGAAAAAGGGATTATGGAACAGACTGGATTATTTAAAAAAATCACCAAATAA
- a CDS encoding DL-endopeptidase inhibitor IseA family protein, which produces MNKKWMIGSLALSIGLISAGGGVMAASPSAGSAAIKKVAVSAPGKEGPATINNLTVKSIIPLVVHARALYFYSNRGGNIFPIETFTYKAQEYRYLSSDIGTKAKLMNYIKKAYTHNAAAYYVQTQFLEHNGRMSQVNADLGNLLMYEKATARMLSKTATTAEFELNVPYPDAQGSSESVYVKLKKVEGYWRIDTSPDILF; this is translated from the coding sequence ATGAACAAAAAGTGGATGATTGGTTCGTTGGCGCTTTCTATAGGCTTGATCTCAGCAGGTGGGGGAGTTATGGCAGCTTCACCGTCAGCAGGGAGTGCGGCAATTAAGAAGGTGGCTGTTTCTGCACCTGGGAAAGAGGGCCCTGCTACCATTAATAATTTGACGGTGAAAAGTATCATTCCGCTGGTAGTCCATGCAAGAGCCCTTTATTTCTATAGTAATCGAGGCGGGAATATCTTCCCGATAGAAACCTTCACGTATAAAGCGCAGGAGTACCGTTATCTTTCCAGTGACATTGGCACAAAGGCGAAGCTGATGAATTACATAAAGAAAGCTTATACTCACAATGCTGCAGCTTATTATGTACAGACACAGTTTTTGGAGCATAACGGAAGAATGTCGCAGGTTAATGCAGATTTGGGCAATTTATTGATGTATGAGAAGGCCACCGCCCGCATGCTCTCCAAGACTGCGACAACCGCTGAATTTGAACTGAACGTTCCTTATCCAGATGCGCAGGGAAGCAGTGAGTCGGTGTATGTGAAGCTGAAGAAGGTGGAGGGATACTGGAGAATCGACACATCGCCGGATATTCTTTTCTGA